The DNA sequence CTCCAAGCCCACCGCGTCCCAGCTGCTGGCCCGGCTGGAGGCGGCCGGTCTGGTCGTCGCCACCGGGACCAGCGAGGGGCGCCCCGGGCCCAACGCGCAGCTCTACACGGTGAACGCGCGGGCCGCCCATGTGGCCGGGCTCGACGTGAACGGCCGGCGCATCGTCGCCGCCGTCGCGGACGTGACCGGCCGGACCGTCGGGGAGTTCGAGCTGGCGACCCCGGGCCGGCGCGCCGACAGCGTGGTGCGCCAGGTCGCCGACGCGCTGGACGGGGCGGTGAAGGAGGCCGGGCTCACCCGCGCCGATGTCCACCGGGTCGTCATCGGCACGCCGGGCGCCTTCGACCCGGGCACCGGACGGCTGCGGTACGCCTCGCACCTGCCCGGCTGGCACTCCCCCACCCTGCTGGACGAGCTGGCCGCGTTCCTGCCGATGCCGGTGGAGTACGAGAACGACGTCAACCTGGTCGCCGTCGCCGAGCAGCGCCTCGGCGCGGCCCGCGGCCACGAGGACTTCGTCCTGCTGTGGAACGAGGAGGGCCTCGGCGCCGCCCTCGTCATCAACGGCCGGCTGCACCGCGGCTTCACCGGCGGCGCGGGCGAGGTCGGCTTCCTGCCGGTGCCGGGCACCCCGCTCGTGCGCCAGGTCGTCAAGGCCAACAGCGGCGGCTTCCAGGAGCTGGCGGGCGCCCAGGCGGTCCCCCGGCTCGCGAAGGCCCTGGGCATCGACACCCCGCAGCAGCCGTACGCGAAGGTCGCGGCCGACCTGCTGGCGCGGGCGGCCGACGCGTACGAGCGGGACGAGGCGCTCACCGAGCTGCTGTGCCAGTACGCCCAGCGGCTCGCCACCGGCCTCGCCTCCGTCACCGCCGTGCTGGACCCCGGGCTGATCGTGCTCTCCGGCCGAGCGGTCGCGGCGGGCGGCGAGATCCTGCGCTCCCTGATCCAGTCCGAGCTGGCCGAGCTCGCCGCCTCCCGGCCCCGGCTGGTGGTCGGCGAGATCGACCGCACCCCCGTACTGCGGGGCGCCCTGGAGAGGGCGCTCGCCGACACCCGAGACGAAGTGTTCGACACCTCGCGCTGAACCACGCCCGTCCCCCGCCCCCCGTCGTCCGCCTCTGCCCCGTCCCTGGGAGTTCTGTCATGCGCACAAGCCGTCTCACCACCACCGCTGTCGCCGTGGCCGCGATATCGGTGCTCGCCACCGCGTGTACGGGCCAGTCCGAGTCCGGCGCCTCCGACGACCCGAACGCGAAGACCACGATCAACTTCTGGCACGGCTGGAGCGCGCCCGCCGAGGTGAAGGCGGTCCAGGACAACATCGACCGGTTCGAGAAGGCCCACCCGAACATCACGGTGAAGGTCTCGGGCAACATCAACGACGACAAGCTCAACCAGGCACTGCGCGCGGGCGGTTCGAACGGGCCCGACGTGGTCTCCTCCTTCACCACCGCCAACGTCGGCAAGTTCTGCTCGTCCGGCGCGTTCGCGGACCTGAAGCCGTTCATCGAGAAGTCGAAGCTCGACCTGGAGAAGACCTTCCCGAAGGTGCTCCTCGACTACACCCAGTTCGAGGGCAAGCGCTGCGCCCTGCCGCTGCTCACCGACGCCTATGGCCTCTACTACAACAAGGACGCCTTCGAGAAGGCCGGCATCACCGCGCCGCCGAAGACCATGTCGGAGCTGGCGAGCGTCGCGAAGAAGCTGACGGTCGAGAAGGGCGACAGCTACGAGCAGCTCGGCTTCATGCCGACCTTCCACGGTTACGAGACCGTCGCCGACCACTACATGTCCTCGTGGGAGCACTCGTACTTCGACGAGAACGGCAAGTCCAACATCGCCAAGGACCCGGCGTTCGCGGAGATGTTCACGTACCAGAAGAAGCTCGTCGAGGACCTCGGCGGCTACGACAAGCTGGAGAAGTACCGGGGCACCTTCGGTGACGAGTGGGGCGCCAAGCACCCGTTCCACACCGGGCAGGTGGCCATGCAGCTGGACGGTGAGTGGCGGCTCGGCATGGCCGAGGACACCAAGCCCGGCTTCGAGATCGGCGTCGCGCCGATGCCCGTCGCCGACGACGAGGCCGACAGCTACGGCAAGGGCTTCCTCTCCGGCACCATCGTGGGCATCGCCCCGGCCAGCAAGAAGCAGAACGCCGCCTGGGAGCTGGTCAAGTTCATGACCAGCGACACGAAGGCGGTCGTCGCCTTCGCCAACGGCATCCGCAACGTGCCCTCCACCTTCGAGGCGCTGAAGTCCCCCGACCTGAAGTTCGACCCGCGCTTCAAGACCTTCCTGGACATCGCCCAGCACCCGAAGTCCAACACCCCCGACGGGGCCGTCAACGGCTCGACGTACCAGCAGACGATCCAGGACTTCGGCTACCAGTACGAGAAGGGCGCGGTGAAGGACCTCAAGGCCGGTCTGGAGAAGACGGCGCGGCAGATCGACACCGACATCGCCAAGGCCAAGTAGCCCTCATGACGACGCACACACTCCGCTCGAAGCGCCGCAGGTCGGCGCTGCGCACAGCGGCTTTCATGTCGCCGTGGCTGATCGGGTTCTCGGTCTTCTTCGTCTACCCGATGATCTCGACCGTCTACTTCTCCTTCACCCGGTACGACGGTTTCGGGGCGCCGGCCTTCAACGGGCTGACCAACTGGACCTACGTCTTCAGCGACTACCCGATGTTCTGGCCGTCGCTGCGCAACACCCTGTGGCTGGTCCTCGTCGTGGTCA is a window from the Streptomyces sp. MMBL 11-1 genome containing:
- a CDS encoding ROK family transcriptional regulator — protein: MAGPTPGAPGTPGTPRVLRAMNDRAALDLLLEHGPLSRTRIGKLTGLSKPTASQLLARLEAAGLVVATGTSEGRPGPNAQLYTVNARAAHVAGLDVNGRRIVAAVADVTGRTVGEFELATPGRRADSVVRQVADALDGAVKEAGLTRADVHRVVIGTPGAFDPGTGRLRYASHLPGWHSPTLLDELAAFLPMPVEYENDVNLVAVAEQRLGAARGHEDFVLLWNEEGLGAALVINGRLHRGFTGGAGEVGFLPVPGTPLVRQVVKANSGGFQELAGAQAVPRLAKALGIDTPQQPYAKVAADLLARAADAYERDEALTELLCQYAQRLATGLASVTAVLDPGLIVLSGRAVAAGGEILRSLIQSELAELAASRPRLVVGEIDRTPVLRGALERALADTRDEVFDTSR
- a CDS encoding ABC transporter substrate-binding protein, which translates into the protein MRTSRLTTTAVAVAAISVLATACTGQSESGASDDPNAKTTINFWHGWSAPAEVKAVQDNIDRFEKAHPNITVKVSGNINDDKLNQALRAGGSNGPDVVSSFTTANVGKFCSSGAFADLKPFIEKSKLDLEKTFPKVLLDYTQFEGKRCALPLLTDAYGLYYNKDAFEKAGITAPPKTMSELASVAKKLTVEKGDSYEQLGFMPTFHGYETVADHYMSSWEHSYFDENGKSNIAKDPAFAEMFTYQKKLVEDLGGYDKLEKYRGTFGDEWGAKHPFHTGQVAMQLDGEWRLGMAEDTKPGFEIGVAPMPVADDEADSYGKGFLSGTIVGIAPASKKQNAAWELVKFMTSDTKAVVAFANGIRNVPSTFEALKSPDLKFDPRFKTFLDIAQHPKSNTPDGAVNGSTYQQTIQDFGYQYEKGAVKDLKAGLEKTARQIDTDIAKAK